A single genomic interval of Desulfarculaceae bacterium harbors:
- a CDS encoding C-GCAxxG-C-C family protein gives MTPDQMRDKAKELFLKRMHCSQALMMVGQEKMGMEDPDMVRAVGAFGGGIASSGKTCGILLGAIAAVSARYAKSNPEEKDDPKMWLLSFKLIKAFEKMCEPYGSTNCADIAKVAWKDKDQVKAFYGQPESRRISECAMLTGELAKVLGELLEQAEASEG, from the coding sequence ATGACCCCGGATCAGATGCGCGACAAGGCCAAGGAGCTGTTTCTCAAGCGGATGCACTGTAGCCAGGCCCTGATGATGGTGGGCCAGGAGAAGATGGGCATGGAGGACCCGGACATGGTCCGGGCGGTGGGGGCTTTCGGCGGGGGCATCGCCTCCAGCGGCAAGACCTGTGGCATCTTGCTGGGAGCCATCGCGGCGGTTTCGGCCCGCTACGCCAAGTCCAACCCCGAGGAAAAAGACGACCCCAAGATGTGGCTGCTCAGCTTCAAGCTGATCAAGGCCTTCGAGAAGATGTGCGAGCCCTACGGCAGCACCAACTGCGCCGACATCGCCAAGGTGGCCTGGAAGGACAAGGATCAGGTCAAGGCCTTCTACGGCCAGCCCGAGAGCCGGCGCATCAGCGAGTGCGCCATGCTCACCGGCGAGCTGGCCAAGGTGCTGGGCGAGTTGCTGGAGCAGGCCGAGGCCTCGGAAGGCTAG
- a CDS encoding C-GCAxxG-C-C family protein — translation MTVGQEKIGQPDPAVIKAMAGFGGGPARRGGVCGILAGAVAVVGMLYGRGTPEDQLDPMLYELDHKLGDRFAELVGAGGGVDCFDIVGVDWRDEESVKKFYDPKDPRRARCAPLVGEMAAYLGEVLDSVRERKAS, via the coding sequence ATGACCGTGGGTCAGGAAAAGATCGGCCAACCCGACCCGGCGGTTATCAAGGCCATGGCCGGTTTCGGCGGCGGCCCCGCCCGCCGGGGCGGGGTTTGCGGCATCCTGGCCGGGGCGGTGGCCGTGGTGGGGATGCTATACGGCCGGGGCACCCCCGAGGACCAGCTGGACCCCATGCTCTATGAGCTGGACCACAAGCTGGGCGACCGCTTCGCCGAACTGGTCGGCGCCGGCGGCGGGGTGGACTGCTTCGACATCGTGGGGGTGGATTGGCGCGACGAGGAATCAGTCAAAAAATTTTACGATCCCAAGGACCCCCGCCGGGCACGCTGCGCCCCTCTGGTGGGCGAGATGGCCGCCTATCTGGGCGAGGTGCTGGACTCGGTGCGGGAGCGTAAGGCTTCTTGA
- a CDS encoding DUF3795 domain-containing protein, whose amino-acid sequence MAGSAEKLTGICGLYCGDCPHYLAHRVGDEAQMRALSRAGGRPAEELACDGCLSERVAPECQECKHGFRGCSASHGVTWCFQCEDFPCARLEAFSREHVVNGVCHHERVIEDLNFLREHGPAAWVAAQEKRSDCPECGWRGYWFSTECGACGAKIRGGEA is encoded by the coding sequence ATGGCTGGGAGCGCTGAAAAGCTGACCGGGATCTGCGGTCTCTATTGCGGGGATTGCCCCCATTACCTGGCCCACCGCGTGGGCGACGAGGCCCAGATGCGGGCCTTGAGCCGGGCCGGCGGCCGCCCGGCCGAGGAACTGGCCTGCGACGGCTGCCTCTCCGAGCGGGTGGCCCCGGAATGCCAGGAGTGCAAGCACGGCTTCCGCGGCTGCTCGGCGAGCCACGGCGTCACCTGGTGCTTCCAGTGCGAAGACTTCCCCTGCGCGCGGCTGGAGGCGTTCTCCCGTGAGCACGTGGTCAACGGCGTGTGCCACCACGAGCGGGTGATCGAGGACCTGAATTTTTTGCGGGAGCACGGCCCCGCGGCCTGGGTGGCCGCTCAGGAGAAGCGCAGCGACTGCCCGGAGTGCGGTTGGCGCGGCTATTGGTTCAGCACCGAGTGCGGGGCCTGCGGGGCCAAGATACGCGGCGGAGAAGCATAA
- the larB gene encoding nickel pincer cofactor biosynthesis protein LarB: MNSDKLTELLEQVASGAMAPASAVERLKKLPYEDLGFAKVDHHRVLRRGFPEVIYGAGKTPEQITAIGHALRGQGAAVLVTRVDPAKAEEVCAAYPELEYHPDCACLSLLATDPPRPGKGVVVVIAAGTSDLPVANEAALTARLMGSTVETVYDVGVSGLHRLAASAGALERASAFVVVAGMEGALPSVVAGMVDKPVVAVPTSVGYGTSFGGLAALLGMLNSCAPGLSVVNIDNGFGGGYLAGLIDHLE, encoded by the coding sequence GTGAACTCGGACAAGTTGACCGAACTTTTGGAACAGGTGGCTTCCGGCGCCATGGCCCCGGCCAGCGCGGTGGAGCGCCTGAAAAAGTTGCCCTACGAGGACCTGGGCTTCGCCAAGGTGGACCATCACCGCGTGCTCCGGCGGGGCTTCCCCGAGGTGATCTACGGCGCGGGCAAGACCCCGGAGCAGATCACGGCCATCGGCCACGCCCTGCGCGGCCAGGGCGCGGCGGTCTTGGTGACCCGGGTGGACCCGGCCAAGGCCGAGGAGGTGTGCGCCGCCTATCCCGAGCTGGAGTACCACCCCGACTGCGCCTGCCTGAGCCTTCTGGCCACCGACCCGCCCCGGCCCGGCAAGGGCGTGGTGGTGGTGATCGCCGCCGGGACCAGCGATCTGCCCGTGGCCAACGAGGCCGCCCTGACCGCCCGGCTCATGGGCTCCACGGTGGAGACGGTCTACGACGTGGGGGTGAGCGGGCTGCACCGCCTGGCCGCCTCGGCCGGAGCCCTGGAGCGGGCCAGCGCCTTCGTGGTGGTGGCGGGCATGGAGGGGGCGCTGCCCAGCGTGGTGGCGGGCATGGTGGACAAGCCGGTGGTGGCGGTGCCCACCAGCGTGGGTTACGGCACCAGCTTCGGCGGGCTGGCCGCGCTGTTGGGCATGCTCAACTCCTGCGCGCCGGGCCTGAGCGTGGTCAACATCGACAACGGCTTTGGCGGGGGCTACCTGGCCGGGCTCATCGACCACCTGGAGTAG
- the dtd gene encoding D-tyrosyl-tRNA(Tyr) deacylase, with translation MRAVVQRVSRASVEVEGQVVGSIGPGLMVLLGVSQEDGPEQASWLANKIAGLRIFPDDNDKLNLSVSDTGGEVLVVSQFTLWGDCAKGRRPSFVRAAGGEAAEPLYEAFVAELNHLGLTTATGVFGAMMEVSLVNSGPVTLLVDTEKRF, from the coding sequence ATGCGAGCGGTGGTTCAGAGAGTAAGCCGCGCCTCGGTGGAGGTGGAGGGCCAGGTCGTGGGCAGCATCGGCCCGGGGCTCATGGTGCTCCTGGGCGTGAGCCAGGAGGACGGGCCCGAGCAGGCCTCCTGGCTGGCCAACAAGATTGCGGGCCTGCGCATCTTCCCCGACGACAACGACAAGCTCAACCTGTCGGTGAGCGACACGGGCGGCGAGGTGCTGGTGGTGAGCCAGTTCACCCTGTGGGGCGACTGCGCCAAGGGACGGCGGCCGTCTTTCGTGCGCGCCGCCGGGGGCGAGGCGGCCGAGCCCCTGTACGAGGCCTTTGTGGCCGAGCTGAACCATCTGGGCCTCACCACCGCCACCGGCGTGTTCGGGGCCATGATGGAGGTGAGCCTGGTAAACTCCGGGCCGGTGACCTTGTTGGTGGACACGGAAAAGAGGTTCTAG
- a CDS encoding aminoacyl-tRNA deacylase, translating to MAKNKIPSTPALHALKGAGVVFTPRPYDYVEHGGTGEAARQLGVDEHMVVKTLVMAGPDGAPFLVLMHGDKEVSTKALARQIGLKEVNPCSERDAQRHTGYQVGGISPFGQRKKLPVYVEKGIMELPRLIINGGKRGLLVEVGPEVLEKLLKPVMVEVAL from the coding sequence TTGGCTAAAAACAAGATACCTTCCACGCCGGCCCTCCACGCCCTGAAGGGGGCCGGCGTGGTTTTCACCCCCCGGCCCTACGACTACGTGGAGCACGGCGGCACCGGCGAGGCCGCCCGCCAGCTGGGCGTGGACGAGCACATGGTGGTCAAGACGCTGGTAATGGCCGGGCCGGACGGCGCGCCCTTCCTAGTGCTCATGCACGGGGACAAGGAGGTGAGCACCAAGGCCCTGGCCCGCCAGATCGGCCTGAAGGAAGTGAACCCCTGCTCCGAGCGCGATGCCCAGCGCCACACCGGGTATCAGGTGGGGGGCATCAGCCCCTTTGGCCAGCGCAAGAAGCTGCCGGTGTACGTGGAAAAGGGCATTATGGAGCTGCCCCGTTTGATCATCAACGGCGGCAAGCGGGGGCTTTTGGTGGAGGTAGGCCCCGAGGTGCTGGAGAAGCTCTTGAAGCCGGTCATGGTGGAGGTGGCGCTCTAG
- a CDS encoding alpha/beta hydrolase — MARPFETLPPALTRLGPPPGQAKREVLFIHGAWGGAWVWEGLAEAVAEAGYGVNLIEQPGHGDDPWDLPWATSIKDYADLSRRAAASLDRPVLVGHSMGGWQVQKLWEVVDLPGVLLAPLPDTGLPWSTFLKLVLSYPWRMTQVLLGRPLAIGNAAMARRLFFSRLDDAPVEEHCARLVPEPARVCLDMALGLARARPKPGREPRLLIAGTADYFIPPSREKRLADALGARYVELKGLPHDLWLEDPEGRVRKLLLEFLESL; from the coding sequence GTGGCTAGGCCTTTCGAGACCCTGCCCCCCGCGCTCACCCGCCTGGGGCCGCCGCCCGGCCAAGCCAAGCGCGAGGTGCTGTTCATCCACGGCGCCTGGGGCGGGGCCTGGGTGTGGGAGGGCCTGGCCGAAGCCGTGGCCGAGGCGGGCTACGGGGTGAACCTCATTGAGCAGCCGGGCCACGGGGACGACCCCTGGGACCTGCCTTGGGCCACCAGCATCAAGGACTACGCCGACCTGAGCCGCCGGGCCGCCGCCTCGCTGGACCGGCCTGTGCTGGTGGGCCATTCCATGGGCGGCTGGCAAGTGCAGAAGCTCTGGGAGGTGGTGGATTTGCCCGGCGTGCTCCTGGCCCCCTTGCCGGACACCGGCCTGCCCTGGAGCACCTTCCTTAAGCTGGTGCTCAGCTACCCCTGGCGCATGACCCAAGTGCTCCTGGGCCGCCCCCTGGCCATCGGCAACGCGGCAATGGCCCGCCGCCTGTTCTTCTCTAGATTGGACGACGCGCCCGTGGAGGAGCATTGCGCCCGCCTGGTGCCCGAGCCCGCCCGAGTGTGCCTGGACATGGCCCTGGGCCTGGCCCGGGCCCGCCCCAAACCCGGCAGGGAGCCCCGCTTGCTCATCGCCGGAACGGCAGACTACTTCATCCCGCCCTCTCGGGAAAAGCGCCTGGCCGACGCCCTGGGAGCCCGCTATGTGGAGCTAAAAGGCCTGCCCCACGACCTCTGGCTGGAAGACCCTGAGGGTAGGGTGCGCAAGCTCCTGCTGGAGTTTTTGGAGAGTTTGTAA
- a CDS encoding 16S rRNA (uracil(1498)-N(3))-methyltransferase: protein MSLRRFLVPPGSLAPGEAELPPEEAAHARKVLRLAPGEAVELIDGEGARAGGRLTRLDKRGGAVMVEAVDEAPAPAPLLVLCPGLLKAPAMELIAVKLTELACDQVRPVQSARAVPRLKDAAAKQERWSRLARQALKQCGAARAPRFAEPAPLAEVLAAAPDDALKLLLYEGEKRTTLAQAIAGAATPREVWALIGPEGGFAPEEAEAAQAAGFISCGLPHTILRAETACLAVASVIRFGREWDRG from the coding sequence GTGAGTTTGCGCCGCTTCCTGGTTCCCCCCGGCTCCCTGGCCCCGGGCGAAGCCGAGCTGCCTCCCGAGGAGGCGGCCCACGCCCGCAAGGTGCTGCGTCTCGCGCCCGGCGAGGCGGTGGAGCTCATCGACGGGGAGGGCGCCCGCGCTGGCGGCAGGCTAACCCGCCTGGACAAGCGCGGCGGCGCGGTGATGGTCGAGGCGGTGGATGAGGCCCCGGCCCCCGCCCCCCTTTTGGTGCTCTGCCCCGGCCTGCTCAAGGCCCCGGCCATGGAGCTCATCGCGGTCAAGCTAACCGAGCTGGCCTGCGACCAGGTGCGCCCGGTGCAGAGCGCCCGGGCAGTGCCCCGGCTCAAGGACGCGGCCGCCAAGCAGGAGCGCTGGTCCCGTTTGGCCCGCCAGGCCCTCAAGCAATGCGGCGCGGCCCGCGCCCCCCGCTTTGCCGAGCCCGCGCCCCTGGCCGAGGTCCTGGCCGCCGCGCCGGACGATGCCCTCAAGCTCCTACTCTACGAAGGCGAGAAGCGCACAACCCTGGCCCAGGCCATTGCCGGGGCCGCCACGCCCCGCGAGGTCTGGGCGCTGATCGGCCCGGAGGGCGGCTTCGCGCCCGAAGAGGCCGAGGCCGCCCAAGCGGCGGGCTTCATCTCCTGCGGCCTGCCCCACACCATCCTACGGGCCGAGACCGCCTGCCTGGCCGTGGCCAGCGTGATCCGCTTCGGCAGGGAGTGGGACCGTGGCTAG
- a CDS encoding 50S ribosomal protein L11 methyltransferase, with protein MEKQSNQPPAAWLEIRLSAPAPAAEAAADYLISLTGQGVILDDPAEEGGPVLVRAFLQAGPELVAQRHQLERYAQELAGRSGAVSVEFADLPVEDWGGAWRRYFHPRLVTRRLIVAPPWEEASPEPGQVVLVIDPGQAFGTGQHQSTQLILRRLERLADKAALPGRVLDVGCGSGILCLAALKFGAGRAVGIDLDPEAVAACHANAALNHLTHGMEVSLTPLAEIEERFPLVLANITAMELCGLAEPLARHLEPGGELVLSGLLVDQIPKVRETFAAQGLELVEQDSLAGWASLVLT; from the coding sequence ATGGAAAAGCAAAGCAATCAGCCCCCAGCCGCGTGGCTGGAAATTCGCCTGAGCGCCCCCGCCCCGGCCGCCGAGGCCGCGGCCGACTACCTGATCTCCCTCACCGGCCAGGGCGTGATCCTGGACGACCCGGCCGAGGAGGGCGGGCCGGTCTTGGTGCGGGCCTTTCTTCAGGCTGGGCCCGAGCTGGTGGCCCAGCGCCACCAGCTGGAGCGCTACGCCCAGGAGCTGGCCGGCAGGAGCGGCGCGGTCAGCGTCGAGTTCGCGGACCTGCCCGTCGAGGACTGGGGAGGCGCCTGGAGGCGCTACTTCCACCCCCGCCTGGTCACCCGCCGCCTCATCGTGGCCCCGCCTTGGGAGGAGGCCTCCCCCGAGCCGGGCCAGGTCGTCCTGGTCATCGATCCGGGCCAGGCCTTCGGCACCGGCCAGCACCAAAGCACCCAGCTAATCCTGCGCCGTTTGGAGCGCCTGGCCGACAAGGCCGCCCTGCCGGGCAGGGTGCTGGACGTGGGCTGCGGCAGCGGCATCCTGTGCCTGGCCGCGCTCAAGTTCGGCGCGGGCCGCGCGGTGGGCATAGACCTGGACCCCGAGGCCGTGGCCGCCTGCCACGCCAACGCGGCCCTGAACCACCTGACCCACGGCATGGAGGTCAGCCTCACCCCCCTGGCCGAGATCGAGGAGCGCTTCCCCCTGGTGCTGGCCAACATCACCGCCATGGAGCTCTGCGGCCTGGCCGAGCCCCTGGCCCGGCATTTGGAGCCCGGCGGCGAGCTGGTGCTTTCCGGCCTGCTGGTGGATCAGATCCCCAAGGTGCGCGAGACCTTTGCGGCCCAGGGGCTTGAGCTGGTGGAGCAGGACTCCCTGGCGGGTTGGGCCAGCCTGGTGCTGACGTGA
- a CDS encoding Na/Pi cotransporter family protein, with protein MKLMSEGLQKVAGDRLRTFLEAVSNRRVIGCLTGALVTAVVQSSSVTTVTLVGFVNAGLMNLTQAVGVVIGANVGTTITAQLIAFKISDIALPCVAIGVGFKFFAKRRKWRYVGEIILGFGLLFYGMELMKNGFKPLRTHPEFIAFFTKFDAGSTGGILLCVLTGTVLTVLVQSSSATVGITMALASQGLLNLPGSVALILGDNIGTTITAQLAAIGSNIHARRVAMAHTIFNVLGVLFIVVLFHPFVEVVSWSTSHLLGTGPAEAMVSGEQPNISRYIANAHTIFNVVNCILFLFLLNFLVKASIKLTPGKEPEVALQDLGRPVHLDFKFVDNPSVALAQAREEAVRMGRLAQVMYRDVTDVLFNRKLENLARWKQSEEALDNLQRSITEFLVQVSQGAITESDSREVNSLLRMVNNFERVGDATENLAELTEEMLENKLELAERGMDDYRTIRNKVGRFLEMVTTAAGERHREVMDTAKVMEDEINFMRDQMRDDYLGRLRSGVCTVDPGLVFVDMLANFEKVGDYCYNIAQAVAGER; from the coding sequence ATGAAGCTCATGTCCGAGGGACTCCAGAAGGTGGCTGGCGATCGCCTGCGCACTTTTTTGGAGGCGGTGAGCAACCGCCGGGTCATCGGCTGCCTCACCGGCGCCCTGGTCACGGCAGTAGTGCAGTCCTCCTCGGTGACCACCGTCACCCTGGTGGGCTTTGTCAACGCCGGCCTCATGAACCTCACCCAGGCGGTGGGCGTAGTCATCGGGGCCAACGTAGGCACCACCATCACCGCTCAGCTCATCGCCTTCAAGATCAGCGATATTGCCCTGCCTTGCGTGGCCATCGGCGTGGGGTTCAAGTTCTTCGCCAAGCGGCGCAAGTGGCGCTACGTCGGCGAGATCATCTTGGGCTTCGGCCTGCTGTTCTACGGCATGGAGCTGATGAAGAACGGCTTCAAGCCGCTTCGCACCCATCCCGAGTTCATCGCCTTCTTCACCAAGTTCGACGCGGGCAGCACCGGGGGCATCCTGCTCTGCGTGCTCACCGGCACGGTGCTCACCGTATTGGTGCAGTCATCCTCGGCCACGGTGGGCATTACCATGGCCCTGGCCAGCCAGGGGCTGTTGAACCTGCCGGGATCGGTGGCCCTGATCCTGGGTGACAACATCGGCACCACCATCACCGCCCAGCTGGCGGCCATTGGCAGCAACATCCACGCCCGGCGTGTGGCCATGGCCCATACCATATTCAATGTCCTGGGCGTGTTGTTCATCGTGGTCCTGTTCCATCCCTTCGTGGAGGTGGTTTCCTGGTCCACCAGCCACCTGCTGGGCACCGGCCCGGCCGAGGCCATGGTGTCGGGTGAACAGCCCAACATCTCGCGCTACATCGCCAACGCCCACACCATATTCAACGTCGTCAACTGCATCCTGTTCCTGTTCCTGTTGAACTTCCTGGTAAAGGCCTCCATCAAGCTGACCCCGGGCAAGGAGCCGGAGGTGGCCCTACAGGATCTGGGCCGCCCAGTGCACCTGGACTTCAAATTCGTGGACAACCCCTCGGTGGCCCTGGCCCAGGCCCGCGAGGAGGCGGTGCGCATGGGGCGCCTGGCCCAGGTCATGTACCGTGACGTGACCGACGTGCTGTTCAACCGCAAGCTGGAAAACCTGGCCCGCTGGAAGCAGTCCGAGGAAGCCCTGGATAACCTGCAGCGCTCCATCACCGAGTTTTTGGTGCAGGTGAGCCAGGGGGCCATCACTGAGTCCGATAGCCGCGAGGTGAACTCGCTCTTGCGCATGGTCAACAACTTCGAGCGGGTGGGCGACGCCACCGAAAACCTGGCCGAACTTACCGAAGAGATGTTGGAGAACAAGCTGGAGCTGGCCGAGCGCGGCATGGATGACTACAGGACCATTCGCAACAAGGTGGGCCGCTTCCTGGAGATGGTCACCACCGCGGCGGGCGAGCGTCACCGCGAGGTCATGGACACGGCCAAGGTCATGGAGGACGAGATCAACTTCATGCGCGACCAGATGCGCGACGACTATCTGGGCCGTCTGCGCTCCGGGGTATGCACCGTGGACCCGGGCCTGGTGTTCGTGGACATGCTGGCCAACTTCGAGAAGGTGGGCGACTATTGCTACAACATCGCCCAGGCCGTGGCTGGAGAGCGTTAG
- the glgP gene encoding alpha-glucan family phosphorylase, which translates to MRPSLTFKIKPNLPEALTPLAEMAGNLWFSWHAEAVDLWNRLGHHLWTDLKHNPVAMLNQVSQERLEILANDSGFLAQMDRVVGQMRGYLGAQRCAFLNGRMPEKFSIAYFSAEYGLADCLPLYSGGLGILSGDHLKSASDLNLPLVGVGLAYGQGYFTQYLDPDGWQQEEYHPNDFWTLPMELVRQEDGSELTIEVNIEGQPLKARVWKVNVGRVPLYLMDANIEDNPPELRSVTYRLYGGDRQMRIRQEILLGIGGVRLLSALGIEPNVIHMNEGHSAFASLERIRQLRAEKGLSFDEAREVVRASNCFTTHTPVPAGNDYFEPDLVRRHFEGYVQELGISMPVLMGYGRINPMDQSELFCMTVLALRLSGFCNGVSRLHGKVSRNMWAGVWPHFPTEDLPITHVTNGVHIPSWISNDVAYLYYRYLGPGWHEDPDSQTVWKAIDEVPDAELWRVRERRRGQMVDFLRRTLSAQLAKRGASAEELKHAAEVLNPEALTIVFARRFATYKRAVLITQDLDRLARMLNDPERPMQIVFAGKAHPKDNEGKEFIRRIAALTRDKRFADRLVFIEDYDINTARYLVQGADVWLNTPQRPLEACGTSGMKAVANGGLHLSILDGWWDEGFQPGLGWAIGRGEEHSQGYSQDEVEGRALYRLLENEVAPLFYRRDHENLPRGWIAYMKKSLLTLCPEFNSHRQVEDYAEMGYLPAASRYNGLVGQEFTGARELGAWVSRIMENWSQVKVEAVYSDAPETSVWGQEIEVKARVRLGGLQPGEVAVDAYYGQLGADGEFAERLTHILDPGQGGDGVWEFVGRIKAQSTGRLGLAVRVVPYHPLMGTKYALGLAAWSD; encoded by the coding sequence TTGCGGCCGAGCCTTACTTTCAAGATAAAGCCCAATCTGCCCGAGGCCTTGACGCCCCTGGCCGAGATGGCGGGCAACCTGTGGTTCTCCTGGCACGCCGAGGCGGTGGACCTGTGGAACCGCCTGGGCCACCACCTGTGGACCGATCTCAAGCACAACCCGGTGGCCATGCTCAACCAGGTGAGCCAGGAGCGCCTGGAAATCCTGGCCAATGACAGCGGCTTTTTGGCTCAGATGGACCGGGTGGTGGGCCAGATGCGCGGCTATCTGGGGGCTCAGCGCTGCGCCTTTCTGAACGGCCGCATGCCAGAGAAGTTCTCCATCGCCTATTTCTCGGCCGAGTACGGCCTGGCCGACTGCCTGCCGCTCTACTCCGGCGGCCTGGGCATCCTGAGCGGCGACCACCTGAAAAGCGCCAGCGACCTGAACCTGCCCCTGGTGGGGGTGGGCCTGGCCTATGGCCAGGGCTATTTCACCCAATACCTGGACCCGGACGGCTGGCAGCAGGAGGAGTATCACCCCAACGACTTCTGGACCCTGCCCATGGAGCTGGTGCGCCAAGAGGACGGCTCGGAGCTGACCATCGAGGTGAACATCGAGGGGCAGCCGCTCAAGGCGCGGGTGTGGAAGGTCAACGTGGGGCGGGTGCCCTTGTACCTGATGGACGCCAACATCGAGGACAACCCGCCCGAGCTGAGGTCGGTGACCTACAGGCTCTACGGCGGGGACCGCCAGATGCGCATCCGCCAGGAGATTCTCTTAGGCATCGGCGGGGTGCGCCTGTTAAGCGCCCTGGGCATCGAGCCCAACGTGATCCATATGAACGAGGGGCACAGCGCCTTTGCCAGCCTGGAGCGCATCCGCCAGCTGCGCGCGGAAAAGGGCCTGAGCTTTGACGAGGCCCGCGAGGTGGTGCGCGCCTCCAACTGCTTCACCACCCACACCCCGGTGCCCGCGGGCAACGACTACTTCGAGCCCGATCTGGTGCGCCGCCACTTCGAGGGCTACGTGCAGGAGCTGGGCATCTCCATGCCGGTGTTGATGGGCTACGGCCGCATCAACCCCATGGACCAGTCCGAGCTGTTCTGCATGACCGTGCTGGCCCTACGGCTCAGCGGCTTTTGCAACGGGGTTAGCCGTTTGCACGGCAAGGTGAGCCGCAACATGTGGGCCGGGGTGTGGCCCCACTTCCCCACCGAGGATTTGCCCATCACCCACGTGACCAACGGGGTGCACATCCCCTCCTGGATATCCAACGACGTGGCCTACCTTTACTACCGCTACCTGGGGCCGGGCTGGCACGAGGACCCGGACAGCCAGACGGTGTGGAAGGCCATCGACGAGGTGCCCGACGCCGAGCTGTGGCGGGTGCGGGAGCGCCGCCGGGGCCAGATGGTGGACTTCTTGCGACGCACCCTGAGCGCCCAGCTGGCCAAGCGGGGGGCCAGCGCCGAGGAGCTGAAGCACGCGGCAGAGGTGCTCAATCCCGAGGCCCTGACCATCGTCTTTGCGCGGCGCTTTGCCACCTACAAGCGCGCGGTGTTGATCACCCAGGACCTGGACCGCCTGGCCCGGATGCTAAACGACCCAGAGCGGCCCATGCAGATCGTCTTCGCGGGCAAGGCCCACCCCAAGGACAACGAAGGCAAGGAGTTCATCCGGCGCATCGCCGCCCTGACCCGGGACAAGCGCTTCGCCGACCGCCTGGTGTTCATCGAGGACTACGACATAAACACCGCCCGCTATTTGGTGCAAGGGGCCGACGTTTGGCTCAACACCCCCCAGCGGCCCCTGGAGGCCTGCGGCACCAGCGGCATGAAGGCGGTGGCCAACGGCGGGCTGCACCTGAGCATCCTGGACGGCTGGTGGGACGAGGGCTTCCAGCCCGGCCTGGGCTGGGCCATCGGGCGCGGCGAGGAGCACAGCCAGGGCTACTCCCAGGACGAGGTGGAGGGCCGGGCCCTGTACCGCCTGCTGGAGAACGAGGTGGCCCCCCTGTTCTACCGCCGCGACCACGAGAACCTGCCTCGGGGTTGGATCGCCTACATGAAAAAGAGCCTCCTCACCCTGTGCCCGGAGTTCAACAGCCACCGCCAGGTGGAGGATTACGCGGAGATGGGCTATCTCCCGGCGGCCAGCCGCTACAACGGCCTGGTGGGCCAGGAGTTCACCGGAGCCCGCGAGCTAGGCGCCTGGGTGAGCCGCATCATGGAGAACTGGAGCCAGGTGAAGGTGGAGGCGGTGTACAGCGACGCGCCGGAGACCAGCGTCTGGGGCCAGGAGATCGAGGTGAAGGCCAGGGTGCGCCTGGGCGGCTTGCAGCCGGGCGAGGTGGCGGTGGACGCCTATTACGGCCAGCTGGGCGCGGACGGCGAGTTCGCCGAGCGCCTGACCCATATCCTGGACCCGGGCCAAGGGGGCGACGGAGTCTGGGAGTTCGTGGGGCGCATCAAGGCCCAGAGCACCGGCCGCCTGGGCCTGGCGGTGCGCGTGGTGCCCTACCACCCGCTCATGGGCACCAAGTACGCGCTCGGCCTGGCCGCCTGGAGCGACTAG